The DNA segment TCCTCCCCGGTAACCTTCGGAACCCTCGTGAGGACCAGCCCGAAGCATCTCGCACAAAGCTCGCGGCGATTCGAATATGCCACCTTCAAACAGGTTTTGCATAAACGTTGCCAGATCACGTGCAGACATCATCAAGCCGCCCCCGCCGTACAAGTCCATCGTGGCGTGGAGTTGGGTGACATCAATCCCATCCATAAATTGCCGCGCAGCTCGGTTGGCTTTCAATGGCCGGGCCTCAACCATTTCCCACCATGTCGAGTCCATATGACGGTCGTGGAAGCCCATCTCGCGTCGAACAACTTGAGCAAGCGGTTCTCCCGTAACTTGCTCAATAATGTCGCCCAGAAGAATGTAGCCGGTATCCGAGTATAGGTACTGAGCGCCCGCTTTACCTTGCGGGGGTGGCCTCGCGACAGCAAGGCGGACCTGCTCTTCACGCGTCCACTGGTGCTCAGGATTTGCAAGGACGGTCTTGATGTAATCATCGTCGGCATGGTCGCAAAGCCCAGCGCTGTGATTTAAAAGATGAAAGACTGTGATCGATTCTGTATCGTAACCTCGAGTGGTCAATAGGGTATTCAAGAGCGGCGTACATAACGAATGAATGGGCGCATCGAGTTCGATCCTCTTTTGCTCCCATAGTCGATATACAGTGGCCGCAACAAGTGTCTTGGTGTTGCTGGCAATTCGGAAGGGCGTGTCGCAGGTTAAAGGCTCTGCGAGACCTAGGTCTGCCCAGCCCGACGCTGCGCCCCACGGCCGAGCAACGGCCTTTCCCGTAACGAAAAATGCAGTATCCGCCCCGGTTGCCGCGAAAACCGACGCTATTTTTTCAGGACTCAATGCCGCTCCCGTTCGGTATGTTAATTCGCGGTGGTCTTTTCGTACAGCGACCAGACATAGCCACCGGGACCGGGTTCTTGCCACAGTCCTACCCGGATAAAACCAAGCGACTCATACTAGGCGCATAGCTTTTCGTTGTGAGCCGGACAGTCGAGCCGGACATAGCGCCGGTTCAAGCCCCGCACGTTGCTGGCGCAGCAGTCAAGCATGAACCCGCCGAGTCCACGCCCGTGGAAGCCTTTGCGCACACCCAGCCCGTGCACATAAGCTGCGATCGGCTTCTGCGGCCCCCAGCGCTGATCATCGTCCAGATCGAGCGAAAACGTGCCTGCCGGAGTGCCGTCCAGCTCAACGATGTACACTTCTTTTTGAGCGACGGTGCTTCGCATCCATTGCTCGGAAACACCGTCTCCTTCCTTGCCCCACGCGTAGTCTCGGTGCGCTATCTTCCATGTGTGTGCATCATTGCGGATCTGTGTTAGCACCGAGACATCTTCTGCCGTTGCCCGGCGGATGCTCCTCAAGTCCATCGCTCATATCTCCGTTGAACATTCTTTGTGAATGAAATACGAAAGACTGACGCAAATTCGCCTCGGATTGTCACCGATTCGGGTACAGATGTCGAATGACTGCAATTGGCCGGTCTCTGCCTGACGGCGAATGGCGCTACCCGACCCACAAGGGACACTTGCTCATTTCTAAACCGGTCACTCCGATGTCAAATGCGAGATTCGACGCAAGTGCATGTTGCGTTCTTTTAGTTCTAACGGCCTGCACAACACTCTTAATCTCGATACGGTGAGTTCAGGACCCTTATTGTGCTAATCGAGTAATCTCAGCTGAATTTGCTTATAAAACCGAGAAGAAGAGGTGGATTTAGGCAGCATGAAAAGCTGCCCATCTTGTCGGTCGGCAGGATAACCGTCAGAGGCGCAGTGATATCCAAGTGACTCTCAGCATCGTGATTCGCGAATTGCACTACTTTTTACAAAAAATACCGCCGAACTTGTGATTGAACCGGTTAACAGCGCAAAAAAACGTAAAGTTTTTGAGTAACCTGTCGTTATGCAAAACTAGGCAATTCTCCTTGACGATAACCATGAAGACACGACTCATCGTAGCTGCCCTGCTGGTTGTAGGGTAAGCGTCTCGTGAGGGCCCTTCAGATTTTCGTAGACGAGCGGATCAGTTTGATGCCGGTGGGAACGAGGGCAGAAGTCTGGCGATGTTCCAAGGCAGTAGTTCGTCGATGACGTTGATTTTGTGGTCTGCGATGCGGGTCAGCACGTAGTCAAGATAAGCACGTGGATTGATGCCATTGAGCTTGCACGAGCCGAGCAATGAATACATCGCCGCGGCCCGTTCTCCTCCACTGTCGGAGCCGGCGAACATGTAGTTGCGCCTGCCGAGCGCCACACAACGCAATGCATTTTCCGCAAGTACATTGCTGATTTCTGCCTGTCCATCGTCGCAGAACAACGTGAGCGCATCCCAGCGGTTCAAAGAGTAGTTCATCGCTTCGACCAGCGGTGCTTTCGCCCAAAGCGTGGCAAGTTTTTCTCGCATCAACTTTTCGAGAGTCACGAGCAGCGGCTTGCTCTTTTCCTGGCGCACGCGCAATCGTTCATCTGCAGGCTTGCCGCGGATCTGAGCCTCAATACCGTATAGCTCGCCGATCCTGTCAAGCAATTGCGTGGTGGTTTCCGACGGCGTTTTCTCATGGACGTCAAAGACATACCGCCGAGCATGATCCCAACAAGCGGCCGGATGGATTTTCCCATCGAGGTACAGATCAGCATAGCCCGCATACGCGTCCGCCTGAAGGATGCCCTCAAATTTAGCAAGATGAGTTTGTGGGTGGATGCCTTTGCGGTCCGGTGAGTAAGCGAACCAGACGGCGGCCGGTTCTATGGAAGCCGAACGGCGGTCATCGCGAACGTAGACCCAGAGCCGACCCGTGCGGGTTTTCTTGTTGCCCGGCGCGAGCACCGGGATCGGTGTGTCATCCGCGTGGATCTTGGTGGCCGCCATAACATAGGCGCGCAGCGCTTCGGTCAGCGGCCTGCAGAGTTCTTCGCACTGTCCAACCCAGCGCGCTGTGGTGGCGCGATCAAGGCGTACGCCTTCGCGCGCAGCGATCCCCGTTTGGCGATACAAGGGAATGTGGTCGGCGTACTTCGAGACCAGGATGTCAGCGAGCAAGCTCGGATGCGCCATGCTGCGCTCGATCGGCAGCCCCGGCATCGGCGGCTGTTCGATGTGACCGCAACTGGGGCAGGCCATCTTGCGTCGAATCGTGCGGATTACCTTAAACATAGCGGTGACGCGCGCCAACTGCTCGGACACGTCTTCGCCAAGCGCGCGCATGGCGCTGCCGCACTTGGGGCATGTCGGATCGGGTTCGAGCACGCGATCTTCGCGTGGCAGATGGGGTGGCAGAGCTTCCTTGGGCGCCTGCACGGAGATGCCCGAACTTGGAGATCGCGCGCGCGCCCGGCGAACGTCGGCGGCGCCTTGCCCAGTTGCCAGATCCTCTAGCTGTGTCTCGAGTTGATCCAACTGCCGATCCAACTGCTCGGATTTACGGCCGAAGTGCATCCGTTTGAGCTTGTCGATCTGAACCTTCAGGCGTTCAATCTCGCGATCCCGATCGGCAATTGATGCGAGGGCCTCGCTTAGCAAGGCTTGCAGGGTGACAACATCATCGGGGAGATCGGCGTCGCTCGGCATACGCCGCAGTTTACGAGTATCCCGTGCGGTTTACAACCGCTACGCCATCAATAATGCCGCTGTGCGACGAGGCTGGCGCCAATCGATCCCTTCGAGGACCATGGATAGCTGGGCGCTCGTCAAATGGATCTTGCCGCCATCAGCCTGTGGCCAGATGAAACGGCCATTTGTGAGGCGCTTCGCGAGCAGCCAGACCCCGTCATCAGTCGCCCATAGAATCTTGATCAAATCGCCACGGCGCCCACGAAAGATGAACACGTCGCCGCTCAGCGGATTCTCACCGAGCGCTGTCTGCACCTTGGCAGCTAACCCCGGGAATCCAGAGCGCATGTCGGTGATACCTGCTGCAATCCACACTCGCGTACCCGCCGGCAGGCCGATCACGATCTCAGACTCGCCAGCACAGCTCGAAGCGTCTCGACATCAACCGCGCCATCCACTTTGACCATTGCACGGCCAATTCGTACTTCGATCGTGCCGCCCGGTGATGTCGCCTTCGCCTTATCCGGTTCGATCAACGCCTCCGGCGCAACCACGCTCGCTACGTCTGTCACCACGCTCACGGGAATAAGCCCGCTAACCTTGCCCTGCTGTTTAACTCTATGTTCTCGTCGCCATCTGAACAGCAGATTAGCGTTCAACCCGTTCTCACGAGCAAGACTTGAAACCGACACACCGGGCTCACAGGCCGCATCGACCATTCGGCGCCGAAACTCCGGACTATGATTCGGGCAGCCCTTACGACTGCCCGAGTGCGATTTTTCTAATGTCAAAGTAGTTCCCACCATTCAAGTAGTGGGAACCACTTTGGCGTCTCATGGTAGCAAGATCAAGTGCGGCCCTCGCGCGACGCTTACGTTGTAGGCTTACTTTCTGGCTGTTTGGCGACGGTCCCAAACGTTGACTCTCAACGCTCGGTCAGTGTCCAGACGCGGATACAGGTGGCAAATAGTATTCAGCATCCGAAGATTGAAGCCGACGGTGTTTTAGTTAGCCCGTGGATCCGCGCTGCAATGATGTCGGCGTTTGCAATGCGGGCTGAACACCTCGGTCTTCGTATTGATCCGAATGGCGTGCCTGTTACGATCCATATTACGAGCGTACGTTCACGTTCAGATGGTGCGCGGATGGCGTTCAATTTTTTCGATGGTGCCGATTACGTTTCGGGAACCGTCAATGTTGGTGACGCAACTTTCAATGTCGGCGAGAATACATGGCTGTACTGGGCACCAACGGGTTTTCGGAGTATCCGAGAGGTTGCAGAGGCGGTTGGAAAGCAAGTTGCAAACGGTGTCGCGCTCGTTGCCGGTGAGCCAATAGAAGATTAGGTCTTTGCGTCACGCGACCGTTTCATGTCGAAAACGTCTCCGCTTTTTAGCATTCAAATAGTAGCTCGCGATATGCGGCCCCGTTTGGACTTGACAATCCGTACAGTACCTCAAAGCATAACCCGTCGTTACGGCACGCCTCCGCGAACCCCGAATTCGGAGGAAATCGATCTGGTCTCGGTGATGACGAGGAAACTTTCGCTTGACGGAAGCACGTGCTTGCCGTCAAGCAATTGTATTCGTACCCTTCGTCCCCAACAGGTTGTAATATCTGCCCGATGGGAACTTTTGTTTCGCCAGGAAGCTCAAGTCTTACGGATTCTTCTAACTAGTAACAACGATGCTGAAGTACATCGCGCAGCTAGGTTAGCCCCTGACAATTTCTGGTCTCACAAGTAACCGATAGTTGACGATGCTGCACGTCATGCCAAGCGTCCGCAACTGGAAGGCAATGGCCCTTCTCCTCGTTTTCGCTGGGGGTGATGTGAAGGGTTATCGCCTTGTGGCGGTATCGAAGAGCTTCTCCCAGCCGACATCTTCAATATCTAGAAGCATTGCGATAGAGGCACGGACTTCGTTCATACGCCTCTCGACATCCAGGTGCGACGAAAACTCGCGCGCACCCAATTGCATTGTCTGAACCTCAATAACTCCGGATAAATCGTCAGGACCAAGTTCTAAGAATGCCTTTCCGCCTGACCATCGGGAGCGGACCCAACGGACTGCCTCGATGCTGATAAGGGTGGCCGAACTCGTGCATCAACAATCCATCTTTCGGTTTTCATTGATCGAGGAGTGCCAGAGAAGACACATACTTCCCTCGATAAAAGACCCAGCAAGCCCAACACGCCATAGAGGGCTGCGGCGATTGTTGTGCCAGTGCCGGACAAGATTTGATGCCGTCGTAACTCAGCAATAAGCAAAAACCCCAGCAGAAACAGGCAAACCTTCGACATCATCGTTCCTGTTGTGCGTTCCACAGTAACCAACTTCTATTCCATCTCTCGTATGAGTTATCAAGGGCTGGTATTTTCAGCAAGCGTTTAGTTGCAGTCAGATTGTCGACGATCCTCATCGTACAGTCGAGCGACCGCTCGTGGCCGAACCCAGTCTAGCGCGACGCGGCAAGCTAGACCACTTGTTTGCACATATGCTCCTCGTCATAGAAACGATCTCCGACCTTCATGGCGCGAGGCTCTAAGCCAAACGACTGAAAGCCGTGCGACGTATAAAGCCTCTTTGCGGGCAGATTCTCCGCATTGACAGAAAGCATCAGTTGGACAGCGTCCCACTGTTCGGCCGCGTGCGCTGTCGCTGCCGACAAAAGCGTTTGTGCGATTTTTCGTCCACGGTATGACGGGTTGACAAACACGCCCCAGATTGTCGCTTTGTGATTCACCTGACGCAGCGGTTCACGACGCACGCCCGTGATACCGATCAGCACCTTGCTCTCAAACGCTCCGAACACCGCCTGTGTCGGCGTCGAACGAATGCGAGCGGCAACCTCCTCAATCGAACGTGCTAGTTCCTCCTCGCGGGTAGGCCATATGGCGGTGGGGGCGTTATCGACGGCAAGAAGACGCAATGCTTTGAATTGCTCTGCATCGTCGGAATCTAATAGGCGGACAGTGACCATACGATATGAGATGAACCAAAGAGCGCTCACCGTACTCGATATCAACCACGCCGCGCAAGTTTAGACGGTCAGGCGTGTCGCCATCCCGCATAAGTCAAGTTGTCGACGATACAAGCGAGGAGGACGACAGGCTGCTGTTAGCCGGGCTGTGCCTATCGTCAGTCGCTGGCACATGGCCACTAACAGCCCCACGGTACACCTCCAGGCCAACCTCGCTACGAAGAGTTCGCGGCGTTGGGCCACCGGTAAGCAAGGATACGACCTTTGGAATACGCGAGCTCCCTCACTTCACCGCGCTGATTTCCGCCAAGCAGATATATGTGGTTCTCGTCGTGCCGGAGATAGAAACCTACATGCCCTTTCCAACTGAGCGGGTCATCTCGGGTGAGAACAACGAGGCAACCGTACGCAGGGCTGGTAATAGAGATGCCCCAGTTCAACCACGAGCGCGCTACAGCCGACCCGGTACCGACAAACCCCGCCTGAAATAGACACCAATTGATGAACGATGAGCACCAAGAGATCTTGTCATCGTACCCAAGGAGGTTCGTGTAACTGTTGTATTCAACGATACGTGGATTGCATTTTCCTACCGGAAACCGCTTCGTCCCCATCTCTCCAATGGCGATCGGCATCCAGGTCGGTGTCACTGGTCGAGCGGTACTCATTCTGCTGTTCCTGATAGCGGTAAAGGTCTGAGGCTACCGCGTCTTCTTCGACAGGACCATAAAGAGCTTGGGCCTGCTGCGTTACTACGGCCCAGTAACGATCGCCGTATGACCAATGCCACCACTCCGATGGATAGTTCACGAAGCCCGCTATCTCCATCGCCTTCGCCAAAATCCTACGGTTCGCTTTCGCTGTTTGCGGGATAAAAGTGCACGCGGTGTAGCAAGCGCCGGACGATTCCGTATCCATGGCATTCAAGACGCTGCCCATCTCTACGTGACCCCCACCGATTTGTTGCAGCGTAAGATCAACGGCCGCACCGGTAGGGTGGCCAGCGACATCAGGTGGCGCAACATAGCGGCTCGCAATGTCCAATACCTCATCGTCACTAATCCCAGGATAGGAGCCGCGCACCTTGGCAACATAACGTTGGAAAGATGCTCGTTGCTGTGAGAGTGGACGATAAGCTTCGGTAATTAGTAACTGAAGTCCATTTGGGAGCGCCTGATTAGCAACAAGCAACCGCTTGGCGACTGTCTTTCGAGCGTAAAGAAAGAATTCACTTCGACTTGAAATTAAGGTGCGGTTGAGATCGACCGAAATTTTGTCGGAAAACACTGCGAGATCAACGAATGACTCGCCATTCTCGGCGACCTCAATATTCCGGATGCGTGTATCAGCCAAAGTAAGCATCCGTGTGTTCCAGTGTCCATGTGCACATATTGTCAGCAATTTAGGCGCGATTGTCGAATGACCGATTCTGGCCGCTTTAAGACGGCCTTATTGATGCACTACGGCATAACTACACGCGAATCCGCTCGATTTCGTCGAGGGTAATGTTGTCGTGACGCCGGTCATAGAGCTGGGTGGTACGGGTCGACGCGTGGTTTGCCATCGCCGCTGCGTTCTCCAGCGTGCCGCCGTTTTTCAGATAGGCGGTGATGCCCGTCGCGCGAAACGTGTGGTTGCCAATCTTCGTGTTGATGCCGACCGTAAGCGCTCTGCGCGTCACCATCGCATACGCATTCGCCTGGGGCAGGGCAGTGGTGCTCAGGCGCCCAGTCCCGCGCTGGATCGTGCGAAACAGCGGCCCCTTACCCTCGGCGCCAATCCCGGTGCCGTCGATGTACGCATCCAGATACGCTTCAAGCGTGTGGTGACAAGGCATCTCGTGCTGCTTGCCGCCTTTCTCGCGCAAGCGCACCCATAACCGTTTGTTCTGCGTGTACACGTCGTCCACGCGCATCGCGAGCGCTGCACCCACCCGTGCGAACGAAAACACCATCAGCCCAATCAACGCCCGATCCCTGAGGCCAATGGGTGTGCTGACATCGATGCTATCAAGCAGCTGCCGGGCTTCGCTCGCATCGAGCACAGGGGTCTTGCCCTTGCGAGCTGTATGAGTCGGCCCACGCACGGACGCCGCAGGGTTATGCGGCACGACCTGGCCAGTGACGAGCCAGTCAAACAGGTGGCGGATTGCCGCCAGGTGCTGCTTGACGGTCGGCGCCGACAGCATCTGCGTCTGCAGTTCAATCCAGGCCGCCACGTGCAGCGGCTGCACGTCAGTGATCGAGCTCACGCCGGTCTGCGCGCACCAGGCGAAAAACTCGCCCACCGCATGCGCATAGGCTCGCCGTGTATTTGGGTTGCGAATGTTGGAGGCGAAGAATTCTAGAAAGCGCACACCGGCGCGTTCGCCGGCGCGGGTCATCAGCGCCGGCAGCGGCGCGGACGAGCGGACAAGGAGCGCCTCAGTCATGCTGATCCCTGGTTACAAGGTTTTTTGGAACGCGGCGAATTGCTCGATGAGCCTTTGCATATCGGCGGCTGAATTGGCTTTGATTTGGACGTGCGCACCAATGAGTTCAATTTGCCGGCCGGCTCGCCCGCGGATCCACGCGGCCAGCGCAGCCCCGAGGATCTCGAGCGCGCCCGGGCTCACGGGCACATTAAATTCCACCACGGCCTGCACGTGCGCGTTGTCCATCGACAAGCGGGGACGTACAAGTTGGCCGCCCTGCGCGCACAAAATGCCCAAGAATTGCTGGAGCTCGCGGCTATATTGACTCTCGGGTCCGCCAAAAGGATCGTCTTCAACGGACGAACGCATGACGAACTGAACTGCATCAGGTTTCATCAGCTGGTCCTTCTAAA comes from the Burkholderia sp. PAMC 26561 genome and includes:
- the tnpC gene encoding IS66 family transposase, translating into MPSDADLPDDVVTLQALLSEALASIADRDREIERLKVQIDKLKRMHFGRKSEQLDRQLDQLETQLEDLATGQGAADVRRARARSPSSGISVQAPKEALPPHLPREDRVLEPDPTCPKCGSAMRALGEDVSEQLARVTAMFKVIRTIRRKMACPSCGHIEQPPMPGLPIERSMAHPSLLADILVSKYADHIPLYRQTGIAAREGVRLDRATTARWVGQCEELCRPLTEALRAYVMAATKIHADDTPIPVLAPGNKKTRTGRLWVYVRDDRRSASIEPAAVWFAYSPDRKGIHPQTHLAKFEGILQADAYAGYADLYLDGKIHPAACWDHARRYVFDVHEKTPSETTTQLLDRIGELYGIEAQIRGKPADERLRVRQEKSKPLLVTLEKLMREKLATLWAKAPLVEAMNYSLNRWDALTLFCDDGQAEISNVLAENALRCVALGRRNYMFAGSDSGGERAAAMYSLLGSCKLNGINPRAYLDYVLTRIADHKINVIDELLPWNIARLLPSFPPASN
- a CDS encoding tyrosine-type recombinase/integrase; its protein translation is MTEALLVRSSAPLPALMTRAGERAGVRFLEFFASNIRNPNTRRAYAHAVGEFFAWCAQTGVSSITDVQPLHVAAWIELQTQMLSAPTVKQHLAAIRHLFDWLVTGQVVPHNPAASVRGPTHTARKGKTPVLDASEARQLLDSIDVSTPIGLRDRALIGLMVFSFARVGAALAMRVDDVYTQNKRLWVRLREKGGKQHEMPCHHTLEAYLDAYIDGTGIGAEGKGPLFRTIQRGTGRLSTTALPQANAYAMVTRRALTVGINTKIGNHTFRATGITAYLKNGGTLENAAAMANHASTRTTQLYDRRHDNITLDEIERIRV
- a CDS encoding M15 family metallopeptidase, giving the protein MLTLADTRIRNIEVAENGESFVDLAVFSDKISVDLNRTLISSRSEFFLYARKTVAKRLLVANQALPNGLQLLITEAYRPLSQQRASFQRYVAKVRGSYPGISDDEVLDIASRYVAPPDVAGHPTGAAVDLTLQQIGGGHVEMGSVLNAMDTESSGACYTACTFIPQTAKANRRILAKAMEIAGFVNYPSEWWHWSYGDRYWAVVTQQAQALYGPVEEDAVASDLYRYQEQQNEYRSTSDTDLDADRHWRDGDEAVSGRKMQSTYR
- a CDS encoding serine hydrolase domain-containing protein produces the protein MSPEKIASVFAATGADTAFFVTGKAVARPWGAASGWADLGLAEPLTCDTPFRIASNTKTLVAATVYRLWEQKRIELDAPIHSLCTPLLNTLLTTRGYDTESITVFHLLNHSAGLCDHADDDYIKTVLANPEHQWTREEQVRLAVARPPPQGKAGAQYLYSDTGYILLGDIIEQVTGEPLAQVVRREMGFHDRHMDSTWWEMVEARPLKANRAARQFMDGIDVTQLHATMDLYGGGGLMMSARDLATFMQNLFEGGIFESPRALCEMLRAGPHEGSEGYRGGVSAGAIDGHEVFSHLGFWGTAVYYAPDPGISISGFITDRMFRPALIQAIEKVLGALLGTQKL
- a CDS encoding GNAT family N-acetyltransferase, with translation MVTVRLLDSDDAEQFKALRLLAVDNAPTAIWPTREEELARSIEEVAARIRSTPTQAVFGAFESKVLIGITGVRREPLRQVNHKATIWGVFVNPSYRGRKIAQTLLSAATAHAAEQWDAVQLMLSVNAENLPAKRLYTSHGFQSFGLEPRAMKVGDRFYDEEHMCKQVV
- the tnpA gene encoding IS66-like element accessory protein TnpA → MVGTTLTLEKSHSGSRKGCPNHSPEFRRRMVDAACEPGVSVSSLARENGLNANLLFRWRREHRVKQQGKVSGLIPVSVVTDVASVVAPEALIEPDKAKATSPGGTIEVRIGRAMVKVDGAVDVETLRAVLASLRS
- a CDS encoding NlpC/P60 family protein, with the translated sequence MSTARPVTPTWMPIAIGEMGTKRFPVGKCNPRIVEYNSYTNLLGYDDKISWCSSFINWCLFQAGFVGTGSAVARSWLNWGISITSPAYGCLVVLTRDDPLSWKGHVGFYLRHDENHIYLLGGNQRGEVRELAYSKGRILAYRWPNAANSS
- the tnpB gene encoding IS66 family insertion sequence element accessory protein TnpB (TnpB, as the term is used for proteins encoded by IS66 family insertion elements, is considered an accessory protein, since TnpC, encoded by a neighboring gene, is a DDE family transposase.), with protein sequence MIGLPAGTRVWIAAGITDMRSGFPGLAAKVQTALGENPLSGDVFIFRGRRGDLIKILWATDDGVWLLAKRLTNGRFIWPQADGGKIHLTSAQLSMVLEGIDWRQPRRTAALLMA
- a CDS encoding GNAT family N-acetyltransferase, with product MDLRSIRRATAEDVSVLTQIRNDAHTWKIAHRDYAWGKEGDGVSEQWMRSTVAQKEVYIVELDGTPAGTFSLDLDDDQRWGPQKPIAAYVHGLGVRKGFHGRGLGGFMLDCCASNVRGLNRRYVRLDCPAHNEKLCA